The proteins below are encoded in one region of Tomitella fengzijianii:
- a CDS encoding substrate-binding domain-containing protein: protein MARHRSASGNRRVSRGLILTVAAVFVVIAVVIGWLALRDHAGDADDRAAASCVNGDVTVPVAAAPSIAPVLTSLAESYSDVHPVVRDHCVTVRVHPADGSTALQEIAAPDGGPALWVPQSAADVAALRSASPERIDGNPVSLAASPVVLAAPQSAAATLQDLAWNALPARQSAGTLGLAMPAGGDAAPTGLTLAAAIADAGPDPTGTALTGKTVDGPRGQAATAALVGGAPGDRAAEPGDVLTALQQSTAPEGVRAVPTTAEELYRFNTDSGAAPLSAVRPAGPTPVVDYPAVLLRPAGGSAAPTRDGDRAVDAQALSAAASDFLNYLARPEQASRFVQSGFLVTGAPDAASPADTNGVLTGAPPAQVLPGPADDALAALGAAIGAPAAPATPAASSGGATTVLLDVSGSMGANEGAGTRLSNVTRALADRLGGLPDSDSVGLWTYSSGLSDSGPYRVIVPTGKLSDQVDGTQRRQSLVTGLDAARPRAATHTYRSLQAAYSSAVQGYVDGAVNSVLLITDGPNDDQSFKSTQALLDAIGQAADPARPVRIDIIVIGPNDDVDSLRSVATATGGTVTEVPSSADPGLGGAVDALLR, encoded by the coding sequence GTGGCTCGACATCGCAGCGCTTCCGGCAACCGCCGTGTGAGCCGCGGACTGATCCTCACCGTGGCCGCGGTCTTCGTCGTCATCGCCGTCGTCATCGGATGGCTGGCGCTGCGCGACCATGCCGGCGACGCAGACGATCGGGCCGCCGCCTCGTGCGTGAACGGCGACGTCACGGTCCCCGTGGCGGCCGCCCCGTCGATCGCCCCGGTGCTCACCTCCCTCGCGGAGTCCTACTCCGACGTGCACCCGGTGGTACGCGACCATTGCGTGACAGTCCGAGTGCACCCGGCCGACGGATCGACGGCGCTCCAGGAGATCGCCGCGCCGGACGGCGGCCCGGCACTGTGGGTGCCGCAGTCCGCCGCGGACGTGGCCGCGTTGCGCTCCGCCTCCCCCGAACGCATCGACGGCAATCCAGTGTCGCTGGCCGCGTCCCCGGTCGTCCTTGCGGCACCGCAATCGGCCGCGGCGACGTTGCAGGACCTCGCGTGGAACGCGCTGCCCGCCCGCCAGTCCGCGGGCACGCTCGGCCTCGCCATGCCGGCCGGCGGCGACGCGGCCCCCACCGGCCTCACCCTCGCAGCGGCGATCGCCGACGCGGGCCCCGATCCGACCGGAACCGCCCTCACGGGGAAGACCGTCGACGGCCCGCGGGGGCAGGCGGCCACCGCGGCACTCGTCGGCGGCGCCCCGGGAGACCGCGCAGCCGAGCCCGGGGATGTGCTCACAGCCCTGCAGCAGTCGACCGCGCCGGAGGGCGTCCGGGCGGTACCCACCACCGCAGAAGAGCTCTACCGGTTCAACACGGACTCCGGCGCCGCTCCGCTCAGCGCCGTCCGCCCCGCCGGTCCCACCCCCGTCGTCGACTATCCGGCGGTGCTCCTGCGCCCCGCCGGCGGATCGGCCGCACCCACGCGGGATGGCGACCGGGCCGTCGACGCCCAGGCGCTGTCGGCGGCGGCGTCGGACTTCCTGAACTACCTCGCCCGGCCCGAACAGGCGTCGCGGTTCGTCCAGAGCGGTTTCCTCGTCACCGGCGCCCCGGACGCCGCGTCCCCCGCCGACACGAACGGCGTTCTTACCGGTGCCCCGCCCGCGCAGGTGCTCCCCGGCCCGGCCGACGACGCCCTGGCCGCGCTCGGCGCCGCGATAGGCGCTCCTGCCGCCCCCGCCACGCCCGCGGCGTCGTCGGGCGGAGCGACGACCGTCCTCTTGGACGTATCCGGGTCCATGGGGGCGAACGAGGGCGCGGGGACCCGTCTCTCCAACGTCACCCGGGCCTTGGCTGACCGCCTCGGCGGACTGCCGGACTCCGACAGTGTGGGTCTGTGGACCTATAGTTCGGGTCTCAGCGATTCCGGCCCATACCGGGTGATCGTGCCGACCGGGAAGCTGAGCGACCAGGTCGACGGCACACAACGGCGTCAGTCGCTCGTCACCGGGCTCGACGCGGCGCGACCGCGTGCCGCGACGCACACCTACCGTTCACTGCAGGCGGCGTACTCGTCGGCCGTGCAAGGGTACGTCGACGGCGCCGTCAACTCGGTGCTGCTCATCACCGACGGGCCCAACGACGACCAGTCTTTCAAGAGCACGCAGGCGCTGCTCGACGCCATCGGCCAGGCCGCCGACCCGGCGCGGCCGGTGCGCATCGACATCATCGTCATAGGCCCCAACGATGACGTCGACTCGCTGCGGTCCGTCGCGACGGCCACCGGCGGAACCGTCACTGAAGTCCCGTCATCGGCGGATCCAGGCCTGGGCGGGGCAGTCGACGCGTTGTTGCGCTGA
- a CDS encoding hemolysin family protein: MTDLWSLLLMVVLLAGNAFFVGAEFSIISARRDRLESLASQGRRRAKTVIHASEHLSMMLAGAQLGITICSILLGRIAEPAIAHILERPMDSMGIPADIQHPIAFVIALLIVAFLHILFGEMVPKNIAIAGPERMAMILVPTHLVFMKAMSPLIRFYNLAANLVLRMVGVHPKDELDATVSMMELSEIIGESRLEGLLDAEEHRRLTRALTTIDKTVGQVMIPAAQVRTVPMAPGGPTLGSVEDAVTATGFSRYPVRAEGGRFAGYLHVKDILELMLDPTTTASTHIPVSEVRPLPRVPHDLPLDQALTLLRRTHSHLGAVTRLAGDAGPARLVGIVAMEDLAEEFVGTVRDATHRYEPPLPENPA, from the coding sequence ATGACCGATCTGTGGTCCCTCCTGTTGATGGTCGTGCTGCTCGCCGGAAACGCCTTCTTCGTCGGCGCCGAGTTCTCCATCATCTCGGCACGCCGTGACCGGCTCGAGTCCCTGGCCTCGCAGGGGCGCCGGCGCGCGAAGACCGTCATCCATGCGAGCGAGCACCTGTCGATGATGCTGGCGGGCGCGCAGCTGGGCATCACGATCTGCTCGATCCTGCTCGGCCGGATCGCGGAGCCCGCCATCGCGCACATACTCGAACGTCCGATGGACTCGATGGGCATTCCGGCGGACATCCAGCACCCGATCGCCTTCGTGATCGCTCTGCTCATCGTCGCGTTCCTGCACATCCTGTTCGGCGAGATGGTCCCGAAGAACATCGCCATCGCCGGGCCCGAGCGCATGGCGATGATCCTCGTGCCCACGCACCTTGTGTTCATGAAAGCGATGAGCCCGCTGATCAGGTTCTACAACCTGGCGGCCAACCTTGTGCTGCGCATGGTCGGCGTCCACCCCAAGGACGAGCTCGACGCGACCGTCTCGATGATGGAGCTCTCGGAGATCATCGGCGAGTCCCGCCTGGAGGGGCTCCTCGACGCCGAGGAGCACCGCCGGTTGACCCGCGCGCTGACGACCATCGACAAGACGGTCGGCCAGGTGATGATCCCGGCCGCACAGGTGCGCACGGTGCCGATGGCGCCGGGCGGGCCCACGCTCGGGTCGGTGGAGGACGCGGTCACCGCGACCGGGTTCTCGCGCTACCCGGTGCGGGCGGAGGGCGGCAGGTTCGCCGGATACCTGCATGTCAAGGACATTCTTGAACTGATGCTGGATCCGACGACCACGGCGTCCACGCATATCCCGGTCTCCGAGGTGCGCCCGCTCCCGCGGGTGCCGCACGACCTGCCGCTGGATCAGGCGCTCACCCTGCTGCGGCGCACGCACAGCCACCTGGGCGCGGTCACGCGACTGGCAGGCGATGCGGGACCGGCACGGCTCGTGGGAATCGTCGCGATGGAGGACCTCGCCGAGGAATTCGTGGGCACCGTCCGCGATGCGACCCACCGTTACGAGCCGCCGCTGCCGGAGAATCCGGCGTAG
- a CDS encoding hemolysin family protein, with product MNIAITILSLVGFFALTIGTAVFVAAEFSLTALEKSTVDSHARDGDRRARIVQHAHRTLSFQLSGAQLGITITTLLTGFIAEPVFSSLFHGPLVSAGLSDSTADWIALALALLIATSLSMILGELVPKNLAIAHPMAVARAAAPLQAGFALAGKWALNALNGSANAIVRRLGIEPADELRSARSHDELGSLVRNSAKQGALTPGTALLVDRSLNFGERTADELMTPRVRIESLDRHDTVTDLVELAAQSGYSRFPVTDGDLDTTIGVVHIKQAFGLTAEARADTHVGDIARSVPSVPASLDGDAVMERVRAHGMQVALVVDEYGGTAGMISMEDLVEEILGDVRDEHDVTLADVQPTADGWLCSGLLRIDEVSAAIGLPLPEGDFETLAGLLLTEFGHIPAEGEEITVPIAATLDDEQQTLGDQIGAHHEVWRARVVRMDGRRIDRVALSTELPADESDGTADTGPDAVGDTSARRGRSAQ from the coding sequence ATGAACATCGCGATCACCATCCTCAGCCTCGTCGGCTTCTTCGCGCTGACGATCGGCACCGCCGTGTTCGTCGCCGCCGAGTTCTCCTTGACGGCGCTCGAGAAGAGCACCGTCGATTCCCATGCCCGCGACGGCGACCGTCGCGCGCGGATCGTCCAGCACGCCCACCGCACACTGTCGTTCCAGTTGTCCGGGGCGCAGCTGGGCATCACCATCACCACGCTGCTCACCGGCTTCATCGCGGAGCCCGTGTTCTCGTCGCTGTTCCACGGCCCACTCGTATCCGCCGGCCTGTCCGATTCGACGGCCGATTGGATCGCCCTCGCGCTCGCACTGCTCATCGCCACGTCCCTGTCGATGATCCTCGGCGAGCTGGTGCCGAAGAACCTCGCGATCGCGCATCCGATGGCGGTCGCCCGTGCCGCCGCGCCACTGCAGGCGGGCTTCGCGTTGGCCGGAAAGTGGGCGCTGAACGCACTCAACGGCTCGGCGAACGCCATAGTGCGCCGGTTGGGCATCGAACCCGCCGACGAGCTCCGCTCCGCCCGGTCGCACGACGAACTCGGTTCACTGGTGCGCAACTCCGCCAAGCAGGGCGCCCTCACCCCGGGTACTGCTCTGCTCGTGGACAGGTCCCTGAACTTCGGCGAACGCACCGCGGATGAACTCATGACGCCGCGCGTGCGGATCGAGTCGCTCGACCGCCACGACACCGTCACCGATCTCGTGGAGCTCGCCGCGCAGTCGGGCTACTCCCGCTTCCCCGTGACGGACGGCGACCTGGACACCACCATCGGCGTCGTCCACATCAAGCAGGCCTTCGGCTTGACGGCCGAGGCGCGCGCCGACACGCACGTGGGCGATATCGCCCGCAGCGTGCCCAGCGTGCCCGCCAGCCTCGACGGGGACGCGGTCATGGAACGCGTCCGCGCGCACGGCATGCAGGTCGCGTTGGTGGTGGACGAGTACGGCGGCACCGCCGGCATGATCTCGATGGAGGACCTCGTCGAGGAGATCCTGGGCGACGTCCGCGACGAGCACGACGTGACCCTCGCGGACGTGCAGCCCACCGCGGACGGTTGGCTCTGTTCCGGGTTGCTGCGCATCGACGAGGTGTCCGCGGCCATCGGGCTGCCCCTGCCGGAAGGCGACTTCGAGACGCTCGCCGGGCTGTTGCTCACCGAGTTCGGCCACATCCCGGCCGAGGGCGAGGAGATCACCGTTCCCATCGCCGCCACCCTCGACGATGAACAGCAGACGCTGGGCGACCAGATCGGCGCGCACCACGAAGTGTGGCGCGCGCGCGTGGTCCGCATGGACGGGCGTCGCATCGACCGGGTGGCGCTGAGCACCGAGCTGCCGGCCGACGAGTCCGACGGCACGGCCGATACCGGCCCCGACGCCGTCGGGGATACGAGTGCACGCCGCGGGAGGAGCGCCCAATGA
- a CDS encoding GuaB1 family IMP dehydrogenase-related protein, which translates to MPPYELTYDDVFLVPARSAVTSRFDVDLATGDGSGTTIPLVAANMTAVSGRRMAETLARRGGLAVLPQDLPLDALRATVRDVKSRHAVHETPVTLAPDDSVADAVVLIPKRSHGAAVVVENGRPVGVVTAADCADVDRFSRVGAVASTDFVTAPAGAPPREVFDSLTATRDELAVLVDGDGLLTGVLTRAGAVRSELYAPALDGRGRLRVAAAIGINGDVGATARALADAEVDVLVVDTAHGHQEKMIDAVRAVRAAGPGVPIVAGNVVTADATRDLLEAGADIVKVGVGPGAMCTTRMMTGVGRPQFSAVFECAAAAREAGGHVWADGGIRHPRDVALALAAGASNVMIGSWFAGTHESPGDLRYEADGTPYKESFGMASKRAVEARTRSRDAFDRALKAQFEEGISTSRMRLDPQRPGVEDVVDHICAGVRSTCTYSGARSPAELHDKAVLGIQSAAGFAEGRPLASGW; encoded by the coding sequence ATGCCGCCGTATGAACTCACCTACGACGACGTGTTCCTGGTCCCCGCGCGTTCCGCCGTGACGTCGCGCTTCGACGTGGACCTCGCCACCGGAGACGGGTCCGGCACGACGATCCCGTTGGTCGCCGCGAACATGACGGCCGTGTCCGGCCGGCGGATGGCGGAGACGCTCGCCCGCCGCGGCGGGCTCGCAGTCCTCCCCCAGGACCTGCCGTTGGACGCGCTGCGCGCCACCGTCCGGGACGTCAAGTCCCGCCATGCCGTCCACGAGACACCCGTGACCCTGGCACCGGACGACTCCGTCGCCGACGCGGTCGTCCTGATCCCCAAGCGCTCCCACGGCGCAGCCGTCGTGGTCGAGAACGGCCGGCCGGTCGGCGTCGTCACCGCAGCCGACTGCGCCGACGTCGACAGGTTCAGCCGGGTGGGCGCCGTGGCGTCCACGGACTTCGTCACCGCACCCGCCGGAGCGCCGCCGCGGGAGGTGTTCGACTCGCTGACGGCAACCCGCGATGAGCTCGCCGTGCTGGTCGACGGCGATGGACTGCTCACGGGCGTGCTGACCCGCGCCGGGGCGGTGCGCTCGGAGCTGTACGCCCCGGCCCTCGACGGCCGCGGGCGCCTCCGCGTCGCAGCGGCCATCGGCATCAACGGCGACGTGGGCGCCACTGCGCGCGCGCTTGCCGACGCGGAGGTCGACGTCCTCGTCGTGGACACCGCCCACGGCCACCAGGAGAAGATGATCGACGCCGTCCGCGCCGTCCGCGCCGCCGGCCCGGGCGTGCCCATCGTGGCCGGCAACGTGGTGACCGCCGACGCCACCCGCGACCTGCTCGAGGCGGGTGCCGACATCGTCAAGGTCGGCGTCGGTCCTGGGGCGATGTGCACGACACGCATGATGACCGGAGTGGGCAGGCCACAGTTCTCCGCGGTGTTCGAATGCGCCGCCGCGGCGCGCGAGGCAGGGGGCCACGTGTGGGCGGACGGCGGAATCCGCCATCCCCGGGACGTGGCGCTGGCGCTGGCCGCAGGCGCATCGAACGTGATGATCGGATCGTGGTTCGCGGGCACCCACGAGTCGCCCGGCGACCTGCGCTACGAGGCCGACGGCACCCCCTACAAGGAGAGCTTCGGCATGGCTTCCAAGCGCGCGGTGGAGGCGCGCACGCGCAGCCGCGACGCGTTCGACCGCGCGCTCAAGGCGCAGTTCGAGGAGGGCATCTCCACCTCGCGGATGCGCCTGGACCCGCAGCGGCCCGGCGTGGAGGACGTCGTCGACCACATCTGTGCGGGAGTGCGCAGTACGTGCACCTACTCCGGTGCACGATCGCCGGCCGAGCTGCACGACAAGGCCGTGCTCGGCATCCAATCGGCTGCCGGGTTCGCCGAGGGCCGTCCACTCGCCTCGGGATGGTGA
- the gcvP gene encoding aminomethyl-transferring glycine dehydrogenase — translation MEHGDTGQGVTAAAAADPSDFARRHIGADAVETEYMLTRIGCGDAVALIAQALPHSVRESSADAGSDLLPAACDESAMLGELREIAEQNTAHTSMIGLGYYGTVTPAVLRRGILENPAWYTAYTPYQPEISQGRLEALLNFQTMVAELTGLDIAGASMLDEATAAAEAMTLMVRARRGGPGTVIVVDTDVFPQTAAVLATRAAPLGIEIVRADLRGDGVPDCDPAGVILQTPGASGVLTDLRPLVDEAHERGALVAVGADLLAMTLVRPPGEDGADVCFGSTQRFGVPMGFGGPHAGYIAVGEEHVRRLPGRLVGVSHDADGTPAYRLALQTREQHIRREKATSNICSAQVLPAVLASMYACYHGAEGLIAIARRIAARAEVLSTVLGMIDVEVVHRRFFDTVLARVPGAAARVVERARDAAGLNLRLVDADHVAVSCDETTTDAQVNAVIDSFAGEEVPWYCPLSDYRVAGVPPRTTPFLQHEAFTRYRSETAMMRYLRQLADKDIALDRSMIPLGSCTMKLNAAAEMEPITWPHFAGTHPFAPQDQARGTLRVIADMERWLAAITGYAAVSVQPNAGSQGELAGLLAIAAYHRDNGQTQRTVCLIPSSAHGTNAASAVLAGLRVIVVACDEAGNIELADLKGLLAEHDGTVAALMLTYPSTHGVYEESVGEVCAAVHDAGGQVYIDGANLNALVGLARPGRFGGDVSHVNLHKTFCIPHGGGGPGVGPIGVRDHLVRYLPGHPMAPRAPGLRGGPPVSAAPYGSASILPISWAYIRMLGADGLRQATVAAVVAANYVAARLGEHYPVLYTGAGGLVAHECVLDLRAITRETGVTVEDVAKRLADYGLHAPTMSFPVAGTLMVEPTESENLEALDEFCDAMIAIRREVDRVSSGEWPADDNPLRGAPHTAECLVHEWTHPYSRAEAVYPWGTEARRPKIWPAVRRIDSAYGDRHLTCSCPPVEDLAETR, via the coding sequence ATGGAGCATGGGGACACAGGGCAGGGCGTGACCGCCGCCGCGGCAGCGGACCCATCGGACTTCGCCCGGCGCCATATCGGAGCCGACGCGGTGGAGACGGAGTACATGCTCACCCGCATCGGCTGCGGTGATGCGGTGGCGCTGATCGCGCAGGCGTTGCCGCATTCCGTGCGGGAATCTTCGGCGGATGCGGGCTCGGACCTTCTGCCCGCCGCCTGCGACGAGAGCGCGATGCTCGGCGAGCTGCGGGAGATCGCCGAGCAGAACACCGCGCACACGTCGATGATCGGGCTCGGCTACTACGGCACCGTCACGCCGGCCGTGCTGCGACGCGGGATTCTCGAGAATCCCGCGTGGTACACCGCCTACACCCCCTATCAGCCCGAGATCAGCCAGGGCCGGCTCGAGGCCTTGCTGAACTTCCAGACGATGGTGGCCGAGCTGACCGGCTTGGACATCGCCGGCGCCTCCATGCTCGACGAGGCGACGGCGGCCGCCGAGGCGATGACGTTGATGGTGCGGGCGCGCCGCGGCGGCCCCGGCACGGTGATCGTCGTCGACACCGACGTGTTCCCGCAGACGGCCGCGGTGCTGGCCACCCGCGCCGCGCCGCTGGGCATCGAGATCGTCCGTGCGGACCTGCGCGGCGACGGCGTCCCGGACTGCGATCCGGCAGGCGTCATCCTGCAGACCCCCGGCGCGTCGGGTGTGCTCACGGACCTGCGGCCGCTCGTCGACGAGGCGCACGAGCGTGGAGCGCTGGTGGCGGTGGGGGCGGATCTGCTGGCGATGACGCTGGTGCGCCCGCCGGGCGAGGACGGTGCGGACGTGTGCTTCGGAAGCACGCAGCGCTTCGGCGTGCCGATGGGCTTCGGCGGCCCGCACGCCGGCTACATCGCCGTGGGCGAGGAGCATGTGCGCCGCCTGCCAGGCCGGCTGGTGGGCGTCTCGCACGACGCGGACGGGACGCCCGCGTACCGGCTGGCGCTGCAGACGCGTGAGCAGCACATCCGCCGCGAGAAGGCCACCAGCAACATCTGCTCGGCGCAGGTGCTGCCTGCGGTGCTGGCGTCGATGTATGCGTGCTACCACGGGGCCGAAGGCCTCATCGCGATCGCGCGGCGGATCGCGGCACGCGCAGAGGTCCTCTCAACGGTGTTGGGCATGATCGATGTGGAGGTGGTGCACCGACGGTTCTTCGACACGGTGCTCGCCCGTGTGCCGGGTGCTGCGGCCCGCGTGGTCGAGCGGGCGCGGGACGCGGCGGGCCTCAACCTGCGCCTGGTCGACGCCGACCACGTGGCCGTGAGCTGCGACGAGACCACCACCGATGCGCAGGTGAACGCGGTGATCGACTCTTTCGCCGGCGAAGAGGTGCCCTGGTACTGCCCGCTCAGCGACTATCGGGTCGCGGGGGTGCCGCCGCGCACCACGCCGTTCTTGCAGCACGAGGCGTTCACCCGGTACCGCAGCGAGACCGCGATGATGCGGTACCTGCGGCAGCTGGCGGACAAGGACATCGCACTGGACCGGAGCATGATTCCGCTGGGGTCGTGCACGATGAAGCTCAACGCCGCCGCGGAGATGGAGCCGATCACCTGGCCGCATTTCGCGGGCACGCACCCGTTCGCCCCGCAGGACCAGGCCCGCGGCACCCTGCGGGTGATCGCCGATATGGAGCGGTGGCTGGCCGCGATCACGGGATACGCCGCGGTGAGCGTGCAGCCCAACGCCGGGAGCCAGGGAGAGCTGGCGGGACTGCTCGCGATCGCCGCCTACCACCGTGACAACGGGCAGACGCAGAGGACGGTGTGCCTCATCCCGTCCAGCGCGCACGGCACCAATGCGGCGTCGGCGGTGCTCGCCGGGCTCCGCGTGATCGTGGTGGCCTGCGACGAGGCCGGCAACATCGAGCTGGCAGATCTGAAGGGCCTGCTCGCCGAACACGACGGCACCGTGGCCGCGCTGATGCTCACCTATCCGTCCACGCACGGCGTCTACGAGGAATCGGTGGGCGAGGTGTGCGCCGCCGTGCACGACGCCGGCGGGCAGGTGTACATCGACGGGGCCAACCTCAACGCGCTGGTGGGCCTGGCGCGGCCGGGCCGGTTCGGCGGCGACGTCAGCCACGTCAACCTGCACAAGACGTTCTGCATCCCGCACGGCGGCGGTGGTCCGGGGGTGGGGCCGATCGGTGTGCGTGACCATCTGGTCCGATACCTGCCAGGCCATCCGATGGCGCCGCGGGCGCCGGGGCTGCGCGGCGGCCCGCCGGTGTCCGCCGCGCCGTACGGGTCCGCGTCGATCCTGCCGATCAGCTGGGCGTACATCCGGATGCTCGGCGCGGACGGCCTGCGGCAGGCGACGGTGGCGGCGGTGGTCGCCGCCAACTATGTGGCCGCGCGGCTCGGGGAACACTATCCGGTGCTGTACACGGGGGCGGGAGGACTGGTCGCGCACGAGTGCGTGCTGGACCTGCGCGCCATCACCCGCGAGACGGGCGTGACCGTCGAGGACGTGGCCAAGCGGCTCGCCGACTATGGACTGCACGCGCCCACCATGAGTTTTCCGGTGGCCGGCACGCTCATGGTGGAGCCGACCGAGAGCGAGAATCTCGAGGCGCTCGACGAATTCTGCGACGCCATGATCGCGATCCGGCGGGAGGTGGACCGGGTGTCGTCGGGGGAGTGGCCGGCCGACGACAATCCGCTGCGCGGCGCCCCGCACACCGCGGAATGCCTGGTCCACGAGTGGACGCACCCGTATTCGCGTGCGGAAGCGGTGTACCCGTGGGGGACGGAGGCCCGGCGGCCCAAGATCTGGCCCGCGGTCCGTCGCATCGACTCCGCCTACGGCGACCGCCATCTCACCTGTTCATGCCCGCCTGTCGAGGACCTGGCGGAGACGCGCTGA
- the gndA gene encoding NADP-dependent phosphogluconate dehydrogenase produces the protein MTSPTANSPADSTDAAGVGRAQIGVTGLAVMGSNLARNLARHGHTVALHNRHADKTDRLIAEHGDEGDFVRTESIEEFVAALQKPRRALIMVKAGQPTDQVIEQLAAAMEPGDIIIDGGNALFTDTIRREHALRERGLHFVGAGVSGGEVGALEGPSIMPGGSVESYKSLGPLLESIAAQVDGTPCCTHIGPDGSGHFVKMVHNGIEYSDMQLIGEAYDLMRRVLGFDAGRIAEVFRDWNGTELESYLVEITAEVLDKSDPQTGGPLVDVIVDAAEQKGTGRWTVKAALDLGVPVTGIAEAVFARALSGARTQRAATKGLAGGTLPTVAEALGGHSETEFIEDIRRALYASKVIAYAQGFDEIKAGSDEHGWGVKPVDLATIWRGGCIIRARFLDRIREAYTSNPELPSLVLDPFFRSAIEEGLDSWRRVVAAAVRLGVPTPGFSSSLAYYDGLRAERLPAALTQGQRDYFGAHTYERVDAPEGKKFHILWSEGGAEIEA, from the coding sequence ATGACCTCTCCTACGGCGAATTCTCCGGCAGACTCCACCGACGCGGCCGGCGTCGGCCGCGCCCAGATCGGCGTGACCGGCCTCGCGGTGATGGGCTCGAACCTAGCCCGCAACCTCGCACGGCACGGCCACACGGTGGCGCTGCACAACCGGCACGCAGACAAGACCGACCGCCTCATCGCCGAGCACGGCGACGAGGGCGACTTCGTCCGCACCGAGTCGATCGAAGAGTTCGTCGCCGCCCTGCAGAAGCCGCGCCGCGCGCTGATCATGGTCAAGGCCGGCCAGCCCACCGACCAGGTGATCGAGCAGCTCGCCGCAGCTATGGAGCCGGGCGACATCATCATCGACGGCGGCAACGCACTGTTCACCGACACGATCCGCCGCGAGCACGCGCTGCGCGAGCGCGGACTCCACTTCGTCGGTGCAGGCGTGTCCGGCGGCGAGGTTGGCGCGCTCGAGGGGCCGTCGATCATGCCCGGCGGTTCGGTCGAGTCCTACAAGTCGCTGGGCCCGCTGCTCGAGTCGATCGCCGCCCAGGTCGACGGGACACCGTGCTGCACCCACATCGGCCCCGACGGTTCCGGCCACTTCGTCAAGATGGTGCACAACGGGATCGAGTACTCGGACATGCAGCTGATCGGCGAGGCTTACGACCTCATGCGCCGCGTGCTCGGTTTCGACGCCGGCCGCATCGCCGAGGTGTTCCGCGACTGGAACGGCACCGAGCTTGAGAGCTACCTGGTGGAGATCACCGCCGAAGTGCTCGACAAGTCCGATCCCCAGACGGGCGGCCCGCTGGTGGACGTCATCGTCGACGCGGCCGAGCAGAAGGGCACCGGCCGCTGGACCGTCAAGGCCGCGCTCGACCTGGGTGTGCCCGTCACCGGGATCGCCGAGGCCGTGTTCGCCCGCGCTCTCTCCGGCGCCCGCACCCAGCGTGCCGCCACCAAGGGACTCGCCGGCGGCACCCTGCCCACCGTGGCGGAGGCCCTGGGCGGCCACAGCGAGACCGAGTTCATCGAGGACATCCGCCGCGCGCTCTACGCCTCCAAGGTGATCGCCTACGCGCAGGGCTTCGACGAGATCAAGGCCGGCAGCGACGAGCACGGCTGGGGCGTCAAGCCCGTCGACCTGGCCACCATCTGGCGTGGCGGCTGCATCATCCGCGCCCGGTTCCTGGACCGCATCCGCGAGGCGTACACCTCGAACCCCGAGCTGCCCAGCCTGGTCCTGGATCCGTTCTTCCGCAGCGCCATCGAGGAGGGCCTGGACAGCTGGCGGCGCGTGGTCGCGGCCGCCGTGCGGCTCGGGGTGCCCACGCCGGGCTTCTCGTCTTCGCTCGCGTACTACGACGGACTGCGTGCCGAACGGCTCCCGGCCGCCCTGACCCAGGGGCAGCGCGACTACTTCGGCGCCCACACCTACGAACGCGTCGACGCGCCCGAAGGCAAGAAGTTCCACATCCTGTGGAGCGAGGGCGGCGCCGAGATCGAGGCCTGA